One genomic region from Mycobacterium basiliense encodes:
- a CDS encoding phosphoketolase family protein, which yields MSAESQTTTEASVRHPLSDDELALIDAYWRAANYLSVGQIYLLDNPLLTEPLAPQHVKPRLLGHWGTTPGLNLLYAHLNRVIRGRDANVIYVTGPGHGGPGLVANAYLEGTYSEVYTSITEDAAGLRRLFRQFSFPGGIPSHVAAQTPGSIHEGGELGYALVHAFGAAFDNPDLVVACVIGDGEAETGPLAASWHSNKFLNPAIDGAVLPILHLNGYKIANPTVLARIPQVELESLLRGYGYRPITVTGDDPVSVHQQLAGALDDAFDDIAAIQQGARNGKRVDRPVWPVIVLRTPKGWTGPKVVDDKKVEGTWRSHQVPLADTYVNAEHRGQLEAWLRGYRPNELFDANGTLRAELRALAPHGNRRMSANPHANGGLLLRDLELPDFRDYAVPVHYPATEIHEATRVLGTFLRDVIRHNPDRFRLMGPDETASNRLSAVFEVTGRTWLSETTTDDDHLSPDGRVMEVLSEHLCQGWLEGYLLTGRHGMFDCYEAFVHIVDSMFNQHTKWLSTSRELPWRRPIASLNYLLSSHVWRQDHNGASHQDPGFVDLVANKRPEVVRVYLPPDANTLLSVADHCLRSRDYVNVIVAGKQPALAYLTMDEAIAHCTRGLGIWQWAGTASGQPDVVLACAGDIPTLETLAAADILRRELPQLAVRVVNVVDIMRLQPESEHPHGLPDREFDALFTRDKPVIFAYHGYPWLIHRLAYRRANHARMHVRGFKERGTTTTPFDMVMLNDLDRFHLVMDVIDRVDGLASRAALLRQRMADARLAARRYTREHGEDDPHIAEWTWQSSERTPSGQQGERRPTDSSEGNDTL from the coding sequence GTGAGCGCAGAAAGCCAGACCACCACCGAAGCCTCGGTTCGCCACCCCCTTTCCGACGATGAACTGGCCCTCATCGATGCCTATTGGCGTGCCGCCAACTATCTTTCGGTCGGCCAGATCTACCTGCTGGATAACCCGCTGCTGACCGAGCCGCTGGCGCCGCAGCATGTCAAGCCCCGCTTGTTGGGGCACTGGGGCACTACGCCGGGACTGAACCTGCTTTACGCGCACCTGAACCGGGTAATCCGTGGCCGCGACGCCAACGTCATCTACGTCACCGGGCCCGGCCACGGCGGTCCCGGCTTGGTAGCCAACGCCTACCTCGAAGGCACCTACAGCGAGGTGTACACCAGCATTACCGAAGATGCCGCGGGATTGCGGCGGCTGTTTCGCCAGTTTTCTTTCCCCGGCGGCATTCCCAGCCATGTGGCGGCGCAGACTCCAGGTTCCATCCATGAAGGCGGCGAACTCGGATACGCGCTGGTGCACGCGTTCGGTGCCGCGTTTGACAACCCTGATCTGGTGGTTGCCTGTGTGATCGGCGATGGTGAGGCCGAGACGGGACCATTGGCGGCCAGCTGGCACTCGAACAAATTTCTTAACCCGGCCATCGACGGGGCGGTGCTGCCAATCCTGCATCTCAACGGATACAAGATCGCCAACCCGACGGTGCTGGCCCGCATCCCGCAGGTGGAGCTGGAATCGCTGCTACGCGGCTACGGCTATCGTCCGATCACGGTAACTGGGGACGATCCGGTCAGCGTGCACCAGCAATTGGCCGGTGCGCTGGATGATGCGTTCGATGACATCGCCGCGATTCAGCAGGGCGCCCGCAACGGCAAACGTGTTGACCGACCGGTGTGGCCAGTGATCGTGTTGCGCACGCCCAAGGGCTGGACCGGACCGAAGGTGGTCGACGACAAGAAGGTCGAGGGCACTTGGCGATCGCATCAGGTTCCGCTGGCCGACACCTACGTCAATGCCGAGCATCGCGGCCAGTTAGAGGCATGGTTGCGCGGCTACCGGCCCAACGAGCTTTTCGACGCCAACGGCACGCTGCGGGCCGAATTGCGGGCGCTGGCTCCCCACGGCAATCGGCGGATGAGCGCCAACCCGCACGCCAACGGCGGACTCTTGCTGCGCGACCTCGAATTGCCCGACTTCCGCGATTACGCGGTGCCGGTGCACTACCCCGCCACCGAAATCCATGAGGCCACTCGGGTACTCGGGACGTTTTTGCGGGACGTGATTCGGCACAACCCGGATCGGTTCCGGCTCATGGGTCCGGACGAAACTGCGTCGAACCGGCTCAGCGCGGTATTCGAAGTGACCGGTCGGACCTGGCTATCCGAGACCACGACCGACGACGACCACCTCAGCCCCGATGGCCGGGTGATGGAGGTGCTGTCCGAGCATCTATGCCAAGGCTGGCTGGAGGGGTACCTGCTGACCGGACGGCATGGCATGTTCGACTGCTACGAGGCGTTCGTGCACATCGTCGACTCGATGTTCAACCAGCACACAAAATGGCTGTCGACCAGCCGGGAACTGCCCTGGCGGCGGCCGATCGCCTCGCTGAATTACCTGCTGAGTTCCCATGTGTGGCGCCAGGATCACAATGGCGCATCCCATCAAGACCCTGGATTCGTCGACCTGGTGGCCAACAAGCGCCCTGAGGTGGTGCGGGTATATCTGCCTCCCGACGCCAACACGCTGCTTTCGGTTGCCGACCATTGCCTGCGCAGCCGCGACTATGTCAACGTCATCGTCGCCGGCAAGCAACCCGCACTGGCCTACCTGACCATGGACGAGGCGATCGCGCACTGCACCCGGGGACTTGGCATTTGGCAGTGGGCGGGCACGGCCAGTGGTCAGCCGGATGTGGTGCTGGCGTGCGCCGGAGACATCCCGACGCTGGAGACTCTGGCGGCCGCCGACATCCTGCGGCGTGAGCTGCCCCAGTTGGCGGTGCGAGTCGTCAACGTGGTCGATATCATGCGGCTGCAGCCGGAGTCGGAACACCCCCATGGCCTGCCGGATCGGGAGTTTGATGCGTTGTTCACCCGCGACAAACCGGTCATCTTCGCCTACCACGGCTATCCATGGTTGATTCACCGGCTGGCTTACCGTCGCGCCAACCACGCCCGCATGCATGTCCGCGGGTTTAAGGAGCGCGGCACCACCACGACACCGTTCGACATGGTGATGCTCAACGATTTGGATCGCTTCCATCTGGTCATGGATGTCATCGACCGGGTAGACGGGCTGGCCAGCCGGGCGGCGTTGCTACGCCAGCGGATGGCTGATGCCCGCCTCGCCGCGCGGCGCTACACGCGGGAGCACGGCGAGGACGACCCGCACATCGCGGAATGGACGTGGCAGTCGAGCGAACGCACGCCGTCAGGGCAACAAGGCGAACGACGCCCAACCGACTCTTCGGAAGGCAACGACACGCTCTAG
- a CDS encoding SDR family oxidoreductase, producing the protein MADNASIGVRVRGKVIVITGGARGIGLATATALHKLGAKVAIGDIDEAKVKESGADLGLDVYGKLDVTDRDSFAEFLDQVERQLGPIDVLVNNAGIMPVGRIVDEPDAVTRRILDINVYGVILGSKLAAQRMVPRGQGHVINVASLAGELYAVGLATYCASKHAVVAFTDSARLEYRPAGVKFSMVLPTFVNTELTAGTAGAKGFRNAEPTDIAEAIVKLVARPKPRVRVTRAAGAMVVSQKFIPRWVAEGLNRMVGGEHVFTDGIDVEQRRAYEARARGEE; encoded by the coding sequence GTGGCAGACAACGCATCTATCGGAGTCAGGGTCCGGGGCAAGGTCATCGTGATTACCGGTGGTGCGCGCGGAATCGGGTTAGCCACCGCCACTGCATTGCACAAGTTGGGTGCCAAGGTTGCCATCGGCGACATCGACGAGGCGAAAGTCAAGGAGTCCGGGGCCGATCTCGGTCTTGATGTGTACGGCAAACTCGATGTCACCGACCGGGATTCGTTTGCGGAGTTCCTCGACCAGGTCGAACGGCAATTGGGCCCGATCGACGTGCTGGTCAACAATGCGGGCATCATGCCGGTCGGCCGAATCGTCGACGAGCCGGACGCCGTCACCCGGCGCATTCTGGACATCAATGTCTACGGGGTCATACTGGGCAGCAAGCTGGCCGCGCAACGTATGGTGCCCCGCGGCCAAGGGCACGTCATCAACGTCGCCTCACTGGCCGGCGAGCTCTATGCCGTTGGTTTGGCCACCTATTGCGCCAGCAAGCACGCGGTAGTTGCGTTCACCGATTCGGCCAGGCTGGAATACCGCCCCGCCGGGGTCAAGTTTTCCATGGTGCTGCCGACATTCGTCAACACCGAGCTCACCGCGGGCACCGCCGGAGCCAAGGGATTCAGGAACGCGGAGCCGACTGATATCGCTGAGGCCATCGTCAAACTGGTGGCCCGTCCCAAGCCGCGGGTACGGGTCACGAGGGCGGCCGGCGCGATGGTGGTGTCGCAGAAGTTCATTCCTCGCTGGGTGGCCGAGGGCCTGAACCGGATGGTCGGGGGCGAGCATGTCTTCACCGATGGCATCGACGTCGAGCAGCGCCGTGCCTACGAGGCGCGAGCGCGTGGCGAAGAGTGA
- a CDS encoding GNAT family N-acetyltransferase produces MAEVRAAVPADAIAVARVHVRSWQSAYRGLLPQDYLDSLEPRVWARRYTFGRMGLHLPSTLVAVDGSTICGLATTGLCRDQDLTNFGELIALYVDPTYLGTGVGRLLITAARERLRRVGVTSAALWVLKGNAGARKFYEHDGWRCDGTHRTEFIGGAPTTQVRYRRTPV; encoded by the coding sequence ATGGCGGAGGTGCGGGCGGCCGTCCCAGCGGACGCGATTGCGGTGGCCAGGGTCCACGTCCGATCCTGGCAGTCGGCATACCGCGGACTACTCCCTCAGGACTACCTCGACAGCCTCGAACCCCGCGTTTGGGCCCGCAGATACACCTTCGGGCGGATGGGACTTCACCTGCCGTCCACCCTGGTCGCAGTCGACGGTTCGACCATCTGCGGGCTGGCTACGACGGGTCTGTGTCGGGATCAAGACCTGACAAATTTCGGTGAGCTGATCGCCCTGTACGTCGACCCAACCTACCTGGGTACCGGGGTTGGCCGGCTGCTCATCACCGCGGCCCGGGAGCGGCTGCGGCGCGTGGGAGTCACCAGCGCCGCACTTTGGGTCCTGAAGGGAAATGCCGGCGCCCGCAAGTTCTACGAACACGACGGGTGGCGGTGCGACGGAACACACCGCACGGAGTTCATCGGCGGAGCGCCGACGACGCAAGTGCGCTATCGGCGCACACCCGTCTAG
- a CDS encoding CoA transferase yields the protein MPERLLDAVRVLDLSDGSPDIDTVTRLLADLGADVLKIEPPGGSPGRQAQPTLAGASIAFAVHNANKRSAVLDPLDEHDRQRFFDLTEAADIVVDGGVAGQTAAYGTSCADLTDRYPHLVAMSITDFGATGPRSSWRATDAVLYAMSGALSRSGPAVGTPVLPPTGIASATAAVQAAWALLVAYYNRLRCGAGDYIDFSRFDAVVMALDPAFGSHGQVAAGRRSTGQWRGRPRNQDAYPIYPCKDGYVRLCVMAPRQWRGLRRWLGEPEALQDPTYDVIGARLAAWPQISGFVEALFAAQTMKDLVTTGQAFGVPIAAVLTPARILASEHFQTVGAITEAELVPGVHTTVPTGYFVVDGQRCGFRMPAPAAGRDEPRWLAQPAGPPAPTRPVGGYPLAGLRILDLGIIVAGGELSRLFGDLGAEVIKVESADYPDGLRQAGVGEAISDSFARTHRNHLGLGLDLRSATGKQVFERLVGEADAVFANFKPGTLTSLGFPYDVLHTVNPRLILAGSSAFGNRGPWSARMGYGPLVRAATGVTRLWTSAEAHPDNARHAFYDSLTIFPDHVVGRIAAVLALAALIRRDRSGHGAHVHISQAEVVVNQLDTLFVTEAALAAEIAPIRNDTSVHGVFPCSGDDEWCVVSIGSDGDWRCAAKAIGQPELADDPRFGAGEQRVANRAELVARVSAWTSTRTPAQAAQTLQAAGVPAGPMNRPADLLEDPQLVERNVLDEMTHPLIDHPLPTETGPALFRHIPPAPQRPAPLPGQDTHAVCRQLLGMDAEQVDRLIAQGVLFVPSSGAARLPG from the coding sequence ATGCCCGAACGGTTGCTCGATGCCGTACGCGTGCTCGACCTGTCCGATGGCTCGCCGGACATCGATACCGTGACCCGGCTGCTGGCCGACCTGGGCGCCGACGTCCTCAAGATAGAACCCCCCGGGGGCAGCCCAGGACGCCAAGCGCAGCCCACGCTGGCCGGTGCCAGCATCGCGTTCGCCGTGCACAACGCCAACAAACGCAGCGCGGTGCTCGACCCGCTCGACGAGCACGATCGGCAACGGTTTTTCGACCTCACCGAGGCTGCCGACATCGTCGTCGACGGCGGTGTCGCCGGCCAAACCGCCGCCTACGGGACATCGTGCGCCGATCTCACCGATCGCTACCCCCACCTGGTGGCCATGTCGATCACCGACTTTGGTGCAACGGGTCCCCGGTCATCGTGGCGCGCCACCGATGCCGTGCTGTATGCAATGTCCGGTGCGCTGTCGCGATCGGGTCCGGCCGTCGGAACGCCGGTACTTCCCCCGACCGGCATCGCCTCGGCGACCGCCGCGGTGCAGGCCGCTTGGGCCCTACTCGTCGCCTACTACAACCGATTACGTTGCGGCGCTGGCGACTACATCGACTTCTCCAGATTCGATGCGGTGGTCATGGCGCTCGACCCGGCCTTCGGGTCACACGGGCAGGTCGCTGCCGGGCGGCGCAGCACCGGGCAATGGCGGGGCCGCCCGCGAAACCAGGACGCCTACCCGATCTACCCGTGCAAGGACGGTTATGTCCGGTTGTGTGTGATGGCGCCGCGACAGTGGCGTGGCCTGCGCCGTTGGCTAGGCGAGCCGGAAGCGTTGCAGGACCCCACATACGACGTGATCGGCGCACGTCTTGCCGCATGGCCACAGATCAGCGGGTTTGTCGAGGCGTTGTTCGCCGCACAGACCATGAAGGATTTGGTGACCACAGGCCAGGCCTTCGGGGTTCCGATCGCGGCGGTGTTGACACCGGCCCGGATCCTGGCCTCCGAGCACTTCCAGACGGTGGGCGCCATCACCGAAGCCGAGCTGGTCCCCGGAGTGCATACGACGGTTCCGACGGGCTACTTCGTCGTCGACGGGCAGCGTTGCGGCTTTCGGATGCCCGCACCCGCGGCCGGGCGAGACGAGCCGCGCTGGCTGGCCCAACCTGCGGGTCCGCCGGCCCCAACGCGCCCGGTCGGAGGCTACCCGCTGGCCGGGCTGCGAATCCTGGATCTGGGCATCATCGTGGCCGGTGGCGAGCTGAGCAGGTTGTTCGGCGACTTGGGCGCAGAAGTCATCAAGGTGGAAAGTGCCGACTACCCGGACGGACTGCGGCAAGCCGGAGTCGGCGAGGCTATCAGCGATTCCTTTGCTCGCACCCATCGCAACCATCTGGGACTGGGCCTGGACCTGCGCAGCGCGACCGGCAAACAAGTCTTCGAACGACTGGTGGGGGAGGCCGACGCCGTCTTCGCCAATTTCAAACCGGGAACCCTGACCTCCCTCGGGTTTCCCTACGACGTGCTCCATACCGTGAATCCTCGGCTCATACTGGCCGGCAGCAGTGCGTTCGGCAACAGGGGACCGTGGAGCGCCCGAATGGGTTACGGACCGTTGGTCCGCGCCGCCACCGGTGTCACCCGACTGTGGACCTCCGCCGAAGCGCACCCGGACAACGCCAGGCATGCGTTCTACGATTCGCTGACGATCTTTCCCGATCATGTCGTTGGGCGCATCGCCGCGGTGCTAGCGCTCGCCGCGTTGATTCGCCGCGATCGAAGTGGTCATGGAGCCCACGTCCACATCTCCCAGGCCGAGGTGGTGGTCAACCAGTTGGATACCCTCTTCGTCACCGAGGCTGCGTTGGCGGCCGAAATTGCCCCGATCCGCAACGACACCAGCGTGCATGGCGTCTTTCCCTGTTCCGGCGACGACGAATGGTGCGTCGTGTCGATCGGATCTGATGGGGATTGGCGTTGCGCGGCAAAGGCGATTGGCCAGCCAGAATTGGCTGACGACCCCCGCTTCGGCGCCGGGGAGCAGCGTGTGGCCAATCGCGCGGAGTTGGTGGCCCGGGTGTCGGCGTGGACCAGCACGCGCACCCCCGCGCAGGCGGCCCAAACACTGCAAGCCGCGGGCGTTCCGGCCGGACCGATGAACCGGCCGGCAGACCTCCTAGAAGACCCCCAGTTGGTCGAGCGAAACGTGCTGGATGAGATGACGCATCCGCTCATCGACCATCCGCTGCCAACCGAGACCGGTCCGGCGCTGTTTCGGCACATTCCGCCAGCCCCGCAGCGCCCGGCGCCGCTGCCAGGACAAGACACCCATGCGGTCTGCCGGCAACTACTGGGCATGGACGCCGAGCAGGTGGACCGGCTGATCGCCCAGGGCGTGCTGTTCGTGCCGAGCAGCGGTGCCGCGCGGCTTCCCGGCTGA
- a CDS encoding acetyl-CoA acetyltransferase — translation MPIDPRTPVLIGYGQVNHRDDVDPATSSVEPVDLMVAAARQATEARVLESLDSVRVVHVLSAHYRNPGQLLGERLNARDFTSSYSSIGGNTPQSLVSQACLDIQQGRAGVVLISGAETWRTRIALKSTGNRLTWTLQDETVPMPQVAGADVPMAGDAEIRIKLDRPAYVYPLFEQALRIASGASVDDHRRRVGELWSRFNAVAVNNPNAWIRTPMSADEICRPGPQNRMISWPYTKLMNSNNMVDQGAALILTSVEQASRLRVPAERWVYPQAGADAHDTFAIAERAQLHQSPAIRIAGGRALELAGLGIDEVDHVDLYSCFPSAVQVAANELGLPLDDADRPLTVTGGLTFAGGPWSNYVTHSIATMAELLVANPGRRGLITANGGYLTKHSIGVYGTEPPSSFRWEDAQPLVDREPTRDGPVQWEGIGTVEAWTTPFSREGQPEKAFVAVRTSGGARTLGVITDPASAEATVFEDIAGAKVAISTDGSATLR, via the coding sequence ATGCCCATTGACCCCAGGACGCCGGTGTTGATCGGCTACGGCCAGGTCAACCATCGTGACGACGTCGACCCCGCCACGTCGTCAGTCGAGCCGGTCGACCTGATGGTGGCCGCCGCCCGCCAGGCCACCGAGGCCCGAGTGCTCGAGTCCCTCGACTCGGTGCGCGTGGTGCACGTGCTATCGGCGCACTACCGCAACCCCGGACAGTTGCTCGGCGAGCGTCTCAACGCCCGCGATTTCACTTCGAGCTACAGCAGCATCGGCGGCAACACACCGCAGTCGTTGGTCAGCCAGGCATGCCTGGACATCCAGCAGGGGCGAGCCGGGGTCGTGTTGATTTCGGGTGCCGAAACCTGGCGCACCCGGATCGCACTGAAATCTACCGGCAACAGGCTCACCTGGACCCTTCAGGACGAAACCGTTCCGATGCCCCAAGTCGCGGGTGCGGACGTTCCGATGGCCGGGGACGCCGAAATCAGGATCAAACTGGATCGCCCGGCCTATGTCTACCCGTTGTTCGAACAGGCGCTGCGAATCGCCAGCGGTGCATCGGTCGACGACCACCGCCGGCGAGTCGGTGAGTTGTGGTCGCGGTTCAACGCGGTGGCGGTGAACAATCCGAACGCCTGGATCCGAACGCCGATGTCCGCTGACGAGATCTGCCGGCCTGGCCCGCAAAACCGGATGATCAGCTGGCCGTACACCAAACTGATGAACTCCAACAACATGGTCGATCAGGGGGCGGCGCTCATCCTGACCTCGGTCGAGCAGGCGTCCCGCCTGCGAGTCCCCGCCGAACGCTGGGTTTATCCGCAGGCCGGGGCCGACGCCCACGACACCTTCGCAATCGCCGAGCGGGCGCAGCTGCACCAGTCACCGGCCATCCGGATCGCGGGTGGACGAGCTTTGGAACTTGCCGGCTTGGGGATCGACGAGGTGGACCACGTCGACCTGTATTCGTGTTTTCCCTCAGCGGTCCAAGTCGCCGCCAACGAGCTGGGCCTCCCGCTCGACGATGCCGATCGGCCGCTGACCGTCACCGGCGGCCTGACCTTCGCCGGCGGGCCGTGGAGCAACTACGTCACACATTCGATCGCCACCATGGCCGAGCTGCTGGTGGCTAACCCCGGCCGACGTGGCCTGATCACCGCAAACGGCGGCTATCTGACCAAGCACAGCATCGGTGTCTACGGCACCGAGCCACCGTCGTCATTCCGTTGGGAAGACGCGCAACCGCTGGTAGACCGCGAGCCCACCCGAGATGGCCCGGTGCAGTGGGAAGGAATCGGCACCGTCGAGGCATGGACAACACCGTTTAGCCGGGAGGGACAACCCGAGAAGGCCTTCGTCGCCGTGCGCACCTCCGGCGGGGCGCGTACCTTGGGCGTGATCACCGATCCTGCCTCGGCCGAAGCGACGGTATTTGAGGACATCGCCGGGGCCAAAGTTGCCATCTCGACCGATGGCAGTGCGACATTGCGGTAA
- a CDS encoding NAD-dependent epimerase/dehydratase family protein translates to MQVLVTDAAGAVGRLVTRQLIAAGHTVSGIASRPHDCLDPNVEFVCASLRSPVLVELASEADAVIHLAAVDTTAPGGAGISGVAHVSNAAARAGARLLFVSQAAGATELYQQAESLVSTSWAPSLVIRIAPPVGRQLDWMVCRTVATLMRSKVSALPMRVLHLDDLARFLVMALGTDRTGVVDLATPDTTNVITAWRLLGSADPRLRPHRVRGWSQLIPKMDIAVAQEDWNFQYGWQAMDAIIDTGRGLVGRKLDPAGATLGPGPLALPVETVPRLTSPDSATLTSAAPDGLEGEFDDRIDPRFPVFSATSLADALPGPLTPITLDVQLSGLRAAGRAMGRVLALGDVIADEWSSRAIAVFGHRPYVGVSANIVAATQLPGWDEQAVAQRALGAHPGVTEMLPFGRPHLAEGALGSVAKVVVTARSLALLRHLRADTHAYVAAAKDEHLSAGQLASLPDASLEVRIGLLRDRIHQGWILTALWVIDTGITAATLEHTRAGASVSGIGVIMESSRIAAHATALADLLRADEPLCALAREGNVASIRALSPAAAAALDNAIAELAYRGRGEAELANPTFGDEPGLLLEWAADAAAAPAAPTPPVKLSQRLAANARNSRELAHDTTLRFTHELRMTLRELGSRRVAADLIDSVDDVYYLTCDELTTMPADTRLRVKRRRTERERLQAQHPPDVIDHTWNPSD, encoded by the coding sequence GTGCAGGTCCTGGTTACCGACGCCGCTGGGGCCGTCGGGCGGCTGGTGACGCGCCAGTTGATCGCGGCCGGACACACGGTCAGCGGTATCGCTTCGCGCCCGCACGATTGCCTGGACCCCAACGTGGAATTTGTTTGCGCATCGTTGCGCAGCCCGGTGTTGGTCGAGTTAGCCAGCGAGGCCGACGCGGTAATTCATCTCGCGGCGGTCGACACCACCGCGCCCGGCGGCGCCGGCATCAGCGGCGTGGCGCATGTGAGCAACGCGGCCGCTCGCGCCGGTGCCCGGCTGCTGTTCGTCTCTCAGGCCGCCGGAGCGACCGAGCTCTATCAGCAAGCCGAGTCCCTGGTGTCCACCTCCTGGGCGCCGAGCTTGGTCATCCGCATTGCCCCGCCGGTCGGCCGCCAGCTCGACTGGATGGTGTGTCGGACGGTGGCCACCCTGATGCGCAGCAAGGTCTCGGCTCTCCCGATGCGGGTACTGCACCTTGACGACCTGGCGCGGTTTTTGGTCATGGCGCTGGGCACCGACCGCACCGGTGTCGTGGACCTGGCGACCCCGGACACCACCAACGTGATCACCGCGTGGCGGCTGCTCGGATCCGCTGACCCGAGGCTGCGGCCGCACCGGGTTCGAGGCTGGTCGCAACTGATCCCAAAAATGGACATTGCTGTCGCGCAGGAGGATTGGAACTTCCAGTACGGGTGGCAGGCGATGGACGCCATTATCGACACGGGGCGTGGACTTGTCGGCCGCAAGTTGGACCCAGCGGGTGCGACGCTGGGGCCGGGGCCGCTGGCGCTTCCCGTGGAGACTGTACCCCGGTTGACGTCCCCCGACAGTGCCACCTTGACCTCCGCGGCGCCCGACGGGCTGGAGGGTGAGTTCGACGACCGAATCGACCCACGGTTCCCCGTCTTCAGCGCAACCAGTCTGGCCGATGCGCTGCCGGGACCGCTGACCCCGATCACCCTCGACGTCCAACTGAGCGGATTGCGGGCCGCAGGTCGAGCCATGGGCCGGGTGCTGGCGCTCGGGGACGTGATTGCCGACGAATGGAGCAGCAGGGCTATCGCGGTCTTCGGCCATCGCCCCTACGTGGGGGTTTCTGCCAACATCGTGGCGGCCACCCAGTTGCCCGGCTGGGATGAGCAGGCCGTCGCCCAGCGGGCGCTGGGCGCGCACCCAGGGGTCACCGAAATGCTGCCGTTCGGGCGACCGCACCTGGCCGAGGGAGCGCTGGGTTCGGTCGCCAAGGTAGTCGTAACCGCGCGATCGCTGGCGTTGCTTCGACATCTGCGCGCCGACACGCATGCCTACGTGGCCGCCGCCAAGGACGAGCACCTTTCCGCCGGGCAGCTGGCATCGCTGCCCGACGCCAGCCTGGAAGTCCGGATTGGCTTGTTGCGGGATCGGATCCATCAGGGCTGGATCCTCACCGCGCTGTGGGTCATCGACACCGGGATCACCGCCGCAACATTGGAGCACACCCGCGCGGGTGCCAGCGTGTCCGGCATCGGCGTGATCATGGAGAGCAGTCGCATCGCTGCTCACGCCACCGCGCTGGCGGACCTCTTGCGGGCCGACGAACCCTTGTGCGCGCTGGCCCGCGAAGGCAACGTGGCCAGCATCCGGGCCCTGTCGCCAGCAGCCGCGGCGGCGCTCGACAACGCGATTGCCGAACTCGCTTACCGCGGCCGCGGAGAGGCAGAACTGGCCAACCCTACGTTTGGCGACGAGCCTGGGCTACTGCTGGAGTGGGCCGCCGACGCCGCTGCCGCACCCGCAGCGCCGACACCACCGGTGAAGTTGTCCCAGCGCCTCGCCGCCAACGCGCGCAATTCCCGAGAGCTGGCCCATGACACCACGCTTCGGTTCACCCATGAGCTTCGGATGACCCTGCGCGAGCTGGGATCTCGTCGGGTAGCCGCGGACCTGATCGACAGCGTGGACGATGTGTACTACCTGACGTGCGACGAGCTGACCACGATGCCGGCCGATACTCGGTTGCGGGTCAAACGCCGACGCACCGAGCGTGAACGACTCCAAGCACAGCACCCGCCGGACGTCATCGACCACACCTGGAATCCAAGCGACTAA